From the Gramella sp. Hel_I_59 genome, one window contains:
- a CDS encoding glycoside hydrolase family 31 protein, producing MITNTELEHKGNLYPTSLISYEHDQDTVNFITKNGVRLQLTILRDNMMRFRYTTNGIFEHDFSYAVDQNHPHGFNHLEISENETHVVVKTEKFICKVAKDDLRVGMYEHSGKIILEDELGFHWEESFEFGGNFVKMSKSSKDQESYFGLGDKPTNFNLKGKRLSLWNTDQYAYGKDTNELYKAVPFYMGLQQNISYGIFFDNTFKTHFDFCSERRNVTSFWADGGEMNYYFIYGPQMTDVLTTYTDLTGKPELPPMWALGFHQCKWSYYPESKVKEITSKFRELNFPCDAIYLDIDYMEGFRCFTWNKEFFPDPKRMVRELEEDGFKTVAIIDPGIKIDLSYDVFKEALDKDYFCRRADGPYMRGKVWPGECYFPDFTNPDVREWWSGLYRELIGEIGVKGVWNDMNEPAVMEVPGKTFPLDVRHDYDGHACSHRKAHNIYGMQMARATYEGVKKFNFPKRPFIITRANYSGGQRYTSTWTGDNVATWEHLWLANVQIQRLCMSGMSFAGSDIGGFAEQPSGELYTRWIQLGIFHPFCRVHSSGDHGEQEPWFFGEDVLDISRKFVELRYQLLPYLYTAFYNYVQEGQPILKPLVYFDQEDVQTHYRSDEFIFGNQILVCPIQEPNVQGRRMYIPKGQWYNFWNDNLVNGGKEIWVDAPLDIVPIFIKAGAIIPKYPIQQYVDQVEIEQMTLDVYYKLGKENSEFYEDAHDGYEYRQNIYSLRTFKLTGKEDEVIIQQHKSGKFSASYDTFKLNLHGLPFEIRRVFYENEEVPLETLQYNAEEKSMIIKKDFSELQLVG from the coding sequence ATGATTACAAATACAGAACTTGAACATAAGGGGAATCTATACCCTACCAGCCTGATTTCTTATGAACACGATCAGGATACCGTAAATTTTATCACGAAAAATGGCGTAAGGCTACAGTTAACGATCCTTCGGGACAACATGATGCGATTTCGATATACCACGAATGGTATTTTTGAGCACGACTTTTCATATGCAGTAGATCAAAACCATCCTCATGGATTTAATCACCTGGAAATTTCTGAAAACGAAACACACGTAGTTGTAAAGACCGAAAAGTTCATTTGTAAAGTCGCCAAAGACGATCTTCGTGTAGGTATGTATGAACATAGCGGCAAGATCATTCTGGAAGACGAACTCGGTTTCCATTGGGAAGAAAGCTTTGAGTTTGGAGGGAATTTTGTGAAAATGAGCAAATCTTCGAAAGACCAGGAAAGTTATTTCGGACTTGGAGACAAGCCAACCAACTTCAATTTAAAGGGTAAAAGACTGAGCCTCTGGAATACAGATCAATATGCTTACGGAAAAGATACGAACGAACTTTATAAAGCGGTTCCTTTCTACATGGGGCTTCAACAAAATATTTCCTACGGAATCTTTTTCGACAACACATTTAAAACACATTTTGATTTTTGTAGTGAACGTAGAAATGTAACCAGCTTTTGGGCAGATGGTGGGGAGATGAATTATTATTTCATCTACGGTCCGCAAATGACCGATGTCCTCACGACGTATACAGATCTTACCGGTAAACCGGAATTGCCACCAATGTGGGCATTGGGATTTCACCAGTGTAAATGGAGCTATTATCCTGAAAGCAAGGTCAAGGAAATCACTTCAAAATTCAGGGAATTGAATTTTCCATGTGATGCGATTTACCTGGATATTGACTATATGGAAGGTTTCCGTTGCTTTACGTGGAACAAAGAATTTTTTCCAGATCCTAAACGAATGGTTCGTGAACTGGAAGAAGATGGATTTAAAACCGTTGCCATCATAGATCCAGGTATTAAAATAGACCTGAGCTATGACGTTTTTAAAGAAGCTTTAGACAAAGACTATTTCTGCCGCCGTGCAGATGGACCATACATGCGAGGTAAGGTCTGGCCAGGGGAATGTTACTTCCCCGATTTCACTAATCCCGATGTACGGGAATGGTGGAGCGGTTTATACAGGGAACTTATTGGTGAAATTGGAGTAAAAGGAGTCTGGAACGATATGAACGAACCGGCAGTGATGGAGGTTCCAGGAAAAACTTTCCCGCTGGATGTTAGACATGATTATGATGGTCATGCATGTAGCCATAGAAAAGCTCATAATATCTACGGAATGCAGATGGCGAGAGCCACCTATGAAGGAGTTAAAAAATTCAATTTCCCGAAGCGGCCGTTCATTATTACCAGGGCTAATTATTCTGGAGGACAGCGCTATACTTCAACCTGGACTGGTGACAACGTAGCTACCTGGGAACATTTATGGCTTGCAAATGTCCAGATACAACGACTTTGTATGAGCGGAATGAGCTTTGCCGGATCTGATATTGGTGGTTTTGCCGAGCAGCCTTCAGGAGAACTTTATACCAGATGGATACAACTAGGAATATTTCATCCTTTCTGCCGTGTTCATTCCTCGGGAGATCATGGCGAACAGGAACCATGGTTCTTCGGAGAGGACGTACTTGACATTAGCAGGAAGTTCGTAGAATTGCGTTATCAGCTATTGCCATATTTATACACTGCGTTCTATAATTACGTCCAGGAAGGGCAGCCAATTCTAAAACCGCTGGTTTATTTTGATCAGGAAGATGTGCAAACCCACTATAGATCTGATGAATTTATCTTCGGAAACCAGATCCTGGTGTGCCCAATTCAGGAACCAAATGTACAGGGACGAAGAATGTATATTCCAAAAGGCCAGTGGTACAACTTCTGGAACGATAACCTGGTAAATGGTGGTAAGGAAATTTGGGTTGACGCGCCACTGGATATCGTACCTATATTTATCAAGGCCGGAGCAATAATTCCTAAATACCCGATCCAGCAATATGTAGATCAGGTAGAGATTGAACAAATGACGCTTGATGTATATTACAAACTAGGAAAAGAGAATTCAGAATTTTATGAAGATGCGCATGATGGGTATGAATACCGACAAAACATCTATAGCCTTCGCACATTTAAGCTAACAGGTAAGGAAGATGAGGTGATCATCCAGCAGCATAAGAGCGGAAAGTTCTCAGCTTCCTATGACACTTTTAAGCTAAATTTACACGGACTTCCATTTGAAATTAGAAGAGTATTCTACGAAAATGAAGAAGTGCCATTAGAAACACTTCAATACAATGCTGAAGAAAAAAGCATGATCATTAAAAAAGATTTTAGTGAACTACAACTGGTAGGATAA
- the glgB gene encoding 1,4-alpha-glucan branching protein GlgB yields the protein MKQEVQVYSLFTEFDISLFRSGKHYRLYEKFGAHLITHEGQDGVYFSVWAPSAKSVSVIGDFNYWNIDDHSLNVRWDESGIWEGFIPGVKKGDKYKFRIVSNNDGEILEKADPYALRCEHPPNTASIVWDLDYKWKDKKFMSRREEVNALDKPYSVYEVHLGSWRKNTLENRSLTYLEMADELVGYVKEMEFTHVEFMPIMEFPYDPSWGYQLTGYFAPTSRFGDPQEFMQLLDAFHKAGIGVILDWVPSHFPEDKHGLGKFDGSHLYEHPDPRKGYHQDWKSLIFNYGRNEVRSFLISNAVFWLDKYHIDGLRVDAVASMLYLDYSREDGEWEPNAEGGRENLDAISFIKDLNTEVYSSFQGVQTIAEESTSFPKVSRPVSHGGLGFGMKWMMGWMHDTLEYFKKDPIHRRYHQNDITFSMTYTFTENFVLPLSHDEVVYGKKSLLGRMPGDDWQRFANLRLMYSYMYTHPGAKLLFMGAELGQYAEWNYNTSLDWHLLEQDTHNGIKKALTDLNILYKKQPALYDNQFSEEGFEWISFDDNQNSVISYLRKGTSEKEILAVVCNFTPTVLKEYTIGLPKKGKLKEIYNSDAAKYGGSGVTNNAIKIEKEAFHGKEFSAKITIPPLATVVFKLA from the coding sequence CATTTAATAACACATGAAGGACAGGATGGGGTTTACTTTTCTGTCTGGGCTCCTTCGGCAAAGTCGGTTTCTGTAATTGGAGATTTTAATTACTGGAATATTGATGACCATTCTCTAAATGTACGCTGGGATGAAAGTGGCATCTGGGAAGGTTTTATTCCGGGTGTAAAAAAAGGTGATAAGTATAAATTCAGAATAGTATCTAATAACGATGGAGAAATTCTTGAAAAGGCTGATCCTTACGCTTTAAGATGTGAACACCCACCAAATACAGCCTCTATTGTCTGGGATCTGGATTATAAATGGAAGGATAAGAAGTTCATGTCCCGTCGTGAAGAGGTGAATGCACTGGATAAGCCTTATTCTGTTTATGAAGTTCATCTTGGCTCGTGGAGAAAGAATACCCTCGAAAACCGTTCTCTTACTTACCTTGAAATGGCAGATGAGTTGGTTGGTTATGTAAAGGAAATGGAATTCACGCATGTAGAATTCATGCCAATTATGGAATTCCCTTACGACCCGAGCTGGGGCTATCAATTAACTGGATATTTTGCTCCAACCTCCAGGTTTGGCGATCCCCAGGAATTCATGCAATTGCTGGATGCTTTTCACAAAGCGGGAATTGGAGTTATTCTGGATTGGGTGCCTTCACATTTTCCTGAAGATAAACATGGTCTAGGTAAATTTGATGGGTCGCATCTATACGAACATCCAGATCCCCGAAAAGGCTATCACCAGGACTGGAAAAGTCTTATTTTTAATTATGGCAGAAATGAAGTGCGCTCCTTTCTAATTAGCAACGCAGTTTTCTGGCTGGATAAATATCATATTGACGGACTTCGTGTTGATGCCGTAGCTTCCATGTTATACCTGGATTATTCAAGAGAAGATGGTGAATGGGAACCTAATGCTGAAGGCGGAAGAGAAAACCTTGATGCCATTAGCTTTATTAAAGATCTTAATACTGAAGTTTATAGCAGCTTCCAGGGAGTACAAACAATTGCTGAAGAATCCACCTCATTTCCTAAAGTTTCCAGGCCGGTAAGCCATGGAGGTTTAGGTTTTGGAATGAAATGGATGATGGGCTGGATGCACGATACCCTGGAATATTTTAAAAAGGATCCAATTCATCGCAGGTATCATCAAAATGATATTACCTTCAGTATGACCTATACATTTACTGAAAACTTCGTATTACCCTTAAGTCACGATGAAGTTGTCTACGGGAAAAAATCATTACTTGGCAGAATGCCGGGTGACGACTGGCAGCGTTTCGCAAATTTGAGATTGATGTATAGTTATATGTATACACATCCCGGAGCGAAACTTTTATTTATGGGAGCTGAGCTGGGACAGTATGCAGAATGGAACTACAATACCAGCCTGGACTGGCATTTGCTGGAACAGGATACTCATAATGGTATCAAGAAAGCACTTACCGACCTCAACATACTTTATAAAAAACAACCTGCATTATACGATAACCAATTCAGTGAAGAAGGATTTGAATGGATCTCATTTGATGACAATCAGAATTCGGTGATTAGTTATTTGAGAAAGGGAACTTCAGAAAAAGAAATACTGGCAGTTGTATGTAATTTTACTCCCACCGTCCTGAAAGAATATACCATTGGTCTTCCGAAGAAGGGAAAACTAAAAGAGATTTATAATTCAGATGCTGCGAAATACGGAGGATCTGGAGTAACGAATAATGCTATTAAAATCGAAAAAGAAGCTTTTCACGGGAAAGAATTTTCAGCAAAAATTACTATTCCTCCACTCGCAACAGTGGTATTTAAACTTGCATAA